A genome region from Mycolicibacterium litorale includes the following:
- the glmS gene encoding glutamine--fructose-6-phosphate transaminase (isomerizing) produces the protein MCGIVGYVGPRPACAIVVDALHRMEYRGYDSAGIALLDGHGGMTVHRRAGRLANLGEVLECSAPETLSGCSGLGHTRWATHGRPTDRNAHPHRDSDGKIVVVHNGIIENYAPLRGELEAEGVEFASDTDTEVAVHLVGRQYRYGDTAGDFAASVLAVLRRLEGHFTLVFANADEPGTIVAARRSTPLVLGIGDGEMFVSSDVAAFIEHTRHAVELGQDQAVVVTADGYTVSDFDGNTDVDFREFHIDWDLSAAEKGGYEYFMLKEIAEQPAAVSDTLLGHFVDGRIVLDEQRLSDQELRDIDKVFVVACGTAYHSGLLAKYAIEHWTRLPVEAELASEFRYRDPVLDRSTLVVAISQSGETADTLEAVRHAKKQKAKVLAICNTNGSQIPREADAVLYTRAGPEIGVAATKTFLAQIAANYLVGLALAQARGTKYPDEVAREYHELEAMPNLVAQVLKQLNPMVELARRFADKPTILFLGRHVGYPVALEGALKLKELAYMHAEGFAAGELKHGPIALIDEDLPVIVVMPSPKGASMLHAKLLSNIREIQARGATTIVIAEEGDDTVRPFADHIFEIPATTTLFQPLLSTIPLQVFAAEVARARGYDVDKPRNLAKSVTVE, from the coding sequence CCCCGGCCCGCCTGCGCCATCGTGGTCGACGCTCTGCACCGGATGGAATACCGCGGTTACGACTCGGCGGGCATCGCGCTACTGGACGGACACGGCGGTATGACCGTGCACCGGCGCGCGGGCCGGCTGGCCAACCTCGGCGAGGTCCTCGAGTGCTCCGCGCCCGAGACACTGTCCGGATGCAGCGGCCTCGGCCACACCAGATGGGCGACGCACGGAAGGCCCACGGACCGCAATGCGCACCCGCATCGCGACTCCGACGGCAAGATCGTCGTCGTCCACAACGGCATCATCGAGAACTACGCCCCGCTGCGCGGTGAGCTCGAGGCGGAGGGCGTCGAGTTCGCCAGCGACACCGACACCGAGGTCGCCGTGCACCTGGTCGGCCGCCAGTACCGCTACGGCGACACCGCGGGCGACTTCGCCGCCTCGGTGCTGGCCGTGCTGCGGCGCCTGGAGGGTCACTTCACCCTGGTGTTCGCCAACGCCGACGAACCGGGCACCATCGTCGCCGCGCGCCGGTCGACGCCGCTGGTGTTGGGCATCGGTGACGGGGAGATGTTCGTCAGCTCAGACGTCGCGGCGTTCATCGAGCACACCCGCCACGCCGTGGAACTGGGGCAGGACCAGGCCGTCGTGGTCACCGCCGACGGGTACACCGTCAGCGATTTCGACGGCAACACCGACGTGGACTTCCGGGAATTCCATATCGACTGGGACCTGTCGGCCGCCGAGAAGGGCGGCTACGAGTACTTCATGCTCAAGGAGATCGCCGAGCAGCCCGCCGCGGTGTCCGACACCCTGCTCGGGCACTTCGTGGACGGTCGCATCGTGCTCGACGAGCAGCGCCTGAGCGATCAGGAACTCCGCGACATCGACAAGGTGTTCGTGGTGGCCTGCGGGACGGCGTACCACTCCGGGCTGCTGGCCAAGTACGCGATCGAGCACTGGACGCGGCTGCCCGTCGAGGCCGAACTGGCCAGCGAGTTCCGCTACCGCGACCCCGTCCTGGACCGCAGCACCCTGGTGGTGGCGATCTCCCAGTCGGGCGAGACGGCCGACACCCTCGAAGCCGTACGGCACGCCAAGAAGCAGAAGGCCAAGGTGCTGGCGATCTGCAACACCAACGGCAGCCAGATCCCGCGCGAGGCCGACGCCGTGCTCTACACCCGGGCCGGACCGGAGATCGGCGTCGCGGCGACCAAGACGTTCCTCGCCCAGATCGCCGCGAACTATCTCGTCGGGCTGGCGCTGGCCCAGGCCCGTGGCACCAAGTACCCCGACGAGGTGGCGCGGGAGTACCACGAGCTCGAGGCGATGCCCAACCTCGTCGCGCAGGTGCTCAAACAGCTCAACCCGATGGTCGAGCTGGCACGGCGCTTCGCCGACAAGCCGACGATCCTGTTCCTCGGCCGCCACGTCGGCTATCCGGTGGCCCTCGAGGGTGCGCTCAAGCTCAAGGAGCTGGCGTACATGCACGCCGAGGGTTTCGCCGCCGGCGAGCTCAAACACGGTCCGATCGCGCTGATCGACGAGGACCTGCCGGTGATCGTCGTCATGCCGTCGCCCAAGGGTGCGTCGATGCTCCACGCCAAGCTGTTGTCGAACATTCGGGAGATCCAGGCCCGCGGCGCGACCACGATCGTGATCGCCGAGGAGGGTGACGACACCGTCCGGCCGTTCGCCGACCACATCTTCGAGATCCCGGCCACCACGACGCTGTTCCAGCCGTTGCTCTCGACGATCCCGCTGCAGGTGTTCGCCGCGGAGGTCGCGCGGGCGCGCGGCTACGACGTGGACAAGCCGCGCAACCTGGCCAAGTCGGTCACCGTCGAGTAG
- a CDS encoding SRPBCC family protein gives MTESATVRVQRVMPAPPEEVFDEWLDPEALTEWMCPHPTRVVGVELEARVGGRVRFDVDNVGVRVLITGQFLEIDRPRLLRFTWSNSDWPDPTTVSVVEVTFTPVDDDQTLMSIEHTLLPPTEFDNFHSGWTLTVEQLVAALTR, from the coding sequence GTGACCGAGTCGGCGACCGTCCGGGTGCAGCGCGTGATGCCGGCGCCGCCCGAGGAGGTCTTCGACGAATGGCTCGACCCGGAGGCGCTGACCGAGTGGATGTGTCCGCATCCCACCCGCGTCGTCGGCGTCGAGCTCGAGGCCCGGGTCGGGGGCCGGGTCCGCTTCGACGTCGACAATGTCGGCGTCCGGGTGCTGATCACCGGGCAGTTCCTCGAGATCGACCGGCCGCGCCTGCTGCGCTTCACGTGGAGCAACTCCGATTGGCCGGATCCCACGACGGTCAGCGTCGTCGAGGTCACCTTCACCCCCGTCGACGACGATCAGACGCTGATGTCGATCGAGCACACCCTGCTTCCCCCAACCGAATTCGACAACTTCCACAGCGGGTGGACACTCACCGTCGAGCAGCTGGTCGCGGCGCTGACACGCTAG
- a CDS encoding NAD(P)H-hydrate dehydratase, translated as MRHYYSAEAIRKAEAPLLQRLPDGALMRRAAFGLATATARELTVRTGGVAGRQVCAVVGSGDNGGDALWAATFLRRRGASAVAVLLNPDRAHPKALAAFRAAGGRVVERVPASSDLVIDGVVGISGSGALRPAAAEVFGAVHDAGIPVVAVDLPSGLDVQTGAADGPHVQAALTVTFGGLKPVHALGECGRVELVDIGLDLPPSDLLGIEAADVRSRWPRPGPKDDKYTQGVTGVLAGSATYPGAAILCTGAAVAASSGMVRYAGSAAAEVVSQWPEVVAAPRAAAAGRVQSWVVGPGLGTDEAGAAALCFALDTDLPVIVDADGLTLLAAHPDLVAERSAPTVLTPHAGEFARLAGSPPSADRVASARRLAEQFGATVLLKGYVTVIAEPSGLAYLNPAGGAWAATAGSGDVLSGMIGALLAAGLPAGEAAAMAAFVHARAANTSAADPGPRPAPTSASRILAHIRPALGSI; from the coding sequence ATGCGGCACTACTACAGCGCGGAGGCGATCCGCAAAGCGGAAGCGCCGCTGCTGCAGCGCCTGCCCGATGGCGCCCTGATGCGCCGCGCGGCGTTCGGTCTGGCCACCGCGACCGCCCGGGAACTCACCGTTCGCACGGGTGGCGTGGCGGGCCGGCAGGTCTGCGCGGTGGTCGGATCGGGCGACAACGGCGGGGACGCGCTGTGGGCCGCGACGTTCCTGCGCAGGCGCGGAGCATCGGCGGTCGCGGTGCTGCTCAACCCGGACCGGGCACACCCGAAGGCGCTGGCGGCATTTCGTGCTGCCGGCGGCCGGGTGGTCGAAAGAGTCCCGGCATCAAGCGATCTCGTGATCGACGGTGTGGTCGGGATCTCCGGCTCGGGTGCCCTGCGGCCTGCCGCGGCGGAGGTGTTCGGCGCCGTCCACGACGCCGGGATTCCGGTCGTTGCCGTCGACCTGCCCAGCGGGCTCGACGTGCAGACCGGCGCCGCCGACGGCCCGCACGTGCAGGCCGCGCTCACCGTGACGTTCGGGGGACTGAAGCCCGTGCACGCGCTGGGGGAGTGCGGCCGGGTCGAACTCGTCGACATCGGGCTTGACCTTCCGCCGTCGGATCTGCTCGGCATCGAGGCGGCCGACGTGCGGTCACGGTGGCCGCGGCCCGGTCCGAAGGACGACAAGTACACCCAGGGCGTGACCGGTGTGCTCGCCGGTTCGGCGACCTACCCGGGCGCGGCGATCCTGTGCACCGGAGCCGCTGTCGCGGCGTCCAGCGGGATGGTCCGTTACGCGGGAAGTGCTGCGGCGGAGGTGGTTTCGCAGTGGCCGGAGGTGGTGGCCGCCCCCCGCGCCGCGGCAGCGGGCCGGGTGCAGTCGTGGGTGGTGGGGCCGGGGCTCGGCACGGACGAGGCCGGTGCCGCGGCGTTGTGTTTCGCGCTGGACACCGATCTGCCGGTGATCGTCGACGCCGACGGGCTCACGTTGCTGGCCGCTCACCCGGACCTGGTCGCCGAGCGCAGTGCGCCCACGGTGCTCACCCCCCATGCGGGTGAGTTCGCCCGGTTGGCCGGTTCACCGCCGAGTGCGGACCGCGTCGCCTCCGCCCGCAGGCTGGCCGAGCAGTTCGGCGCCACCGTCCTGCTCAAGGGCTACGTCACCGTCATCGCCGAGCCCTCCGGCCTGGCCTACCTGAACCCCGCGGGTGGTGCATGGGCCGCGACCGCAGGTTCCGGCGACGTGCTGTCGGGGATGATCGGCGCGCTGCTGGCCGCCGGGCTGCCCGCGGGGGAGGCCGCGG
- a CDS encoding DUF899 domain-containing protein yields MQTPPIVSAREWEEAHRQMLVKEKEMTRARDALAAMRRRMPWTAVDKPYAFEGPNGPATLLDLFDGRRQLIVYRAFLDPGVHGWPDHGCVGCSLMADHIGNLAHLNARDTTLVYASRGSQADLQRIKTRMGWDIPWYTITDDFDADFGCDQWHGTNAFIRDGDRVFRTYFINNRGDETFVNTWAFLDMTALGRQETWEDSPAGYPQDPPYEWWCWHDEYGQREPSRWFGDPDPDDPHDPRPARQAEGSGCCADH; encoded by the coding sequence ATGCAGACACCACCGATCGTGTCGGCGCGTGAGTGGGAGGAGGCGCACCGGCAGATGCTCGTCAAGGAGAAGGAGATGACCCGCGCGCGTGACGCTCTGGCAGCCATGCGCAGGCGGATGCCGTGGACGGCGGTGGACAAGCCGTACGCGTTCGAGGGTCCGAACGGTCCGGCGACGCTGCTGGACCTGTTCGACGGCCGCAGACAGCTGATCGTCTACCGCGCCTTCCTCGACCCGGGCGTGCACGGCTGGCCCGACCACGGCTGTGTGGGGTGTTCGTTGATGGCCGACCACATCGGCAACCTGGCCCACCTCAACGCGCGCGACACCACGCTGGTGTACGCCTCACGCGGTTCGCAGGCCGACCTGCAGCGCATCAAGACCCGCATGGGCTGGGACATCCCGTGGTACACCATCACCGACGACTTCGACGCCGACTTCGGCTGCGACCAGTGGCACGGGACCAACGCGTTCATCCGCGACGGGGACCGCGTGTTCCGTACGTACTTCATCAACAACCGCGGCGACGAGACGTTCGTCAACACCTGGGCGTTTCTCGACATGACGGCACTCGGCCGCCAGGAGACATGGGAGGACTCGCCCGCCGGGTATCCGCAGGATCCACCGTACGAATGGTGGTGCTGGCACGACGAATACGGCCAACGGGAGCCGTCGCGGTGGTTCGGCGACCCGGACCCCGACGATCCCCACGATCCGAGGCCGGCGCGGCAAGCCGAGGGGAGTGGTTGCTGTGCCGACCACTGA
- a CDS encoding alpha/beta fold hydrolase, giving the protein MAKGVGHYRSAEAYEHFLAVYRDGMATLPPFDAQFDVPTAFGTVRAYRFPGHGPGTPVLLLPGRNASTPMYATNLPSLLARRTVYSIDRLGEAGLSVQTASMRGADDDAQWLDEALAGLGLDQVHLMGVSMGGWTTVNYAARRPGRAASLVLLDPVMTFDRIPVPTLFASVAMFAPGVPESIRRRVVSWISGGADVDDVVMEARLIDAASRDFVLKLPAPKPITDDQLRSLEVPVLALLGGRSVMLRADRAAERARNTLPHGQIEVWSQASHAINGEYPDEIAERAHRFWDSVDA; this is encoded by the coding sequence GTGGCCAAGGGGGTCGGCCACTACCGCAGCGCCGAGGCATACGAGCACTTCCTCGCGGTGTACCGGGACGGGATGGCGACACTGCCGCCGTTCGATGCGCAGTTCGACGTGCCGACGGCGTTCGGCACGGTGCGGGCCTACCGCTTCCCGGGGCACGGACCGGGTACGCCGGTGTTACTGCTGCCCGGACGGAACGCGTCAACTCCGATGTACGCGACCAACCTGCCGTCGCTGCTGGCGCGTCGCACCGTCTACAGCATCGACCGGCTCGGTGAGGCCGGGCTCAGCGTGCAGACGGCATCGATGCGTGGCGCCGACGACGACGCGCAGTGGCTGGATGAGGCTCTCGCCGGACTCGGGCTGGATCAGGTTCACCTGATGGGCGTCTCGATGGGCGGTTGGACGACCGTCAACTACGCCGCCCGCCGGCCCGGTCGCGCGGCTTCGCTTGTGCTGCTCGATCCGGTAATGACCTTCGACCGCATTCCGGTGCCCACGCTGTTCGCGTCAGTCGCGATGTTCGCCCCCGGGGTTCCGGAATCGATCCGCCGTCGCGTGGTGAGTTGGATCTCCGGTGGCGCCGACGTCGACGACGTGGTGATGGAGGCCCGGCTGATCGACGCAGCCAGTCGTGACTTCGTGCTGAAGCTGCCCGCGCCGAAGCCGATCACCGACGATCAGCTGCGGTCCCTGGAGGTTCCGGTGCTGGCGCTGCTCGGCGGGCGCAGCGTGATGCTGCGGGCCGACCGCGCGGCCGAGAGAGCGCGTAACACGCTGCCGCACGGTCAGATCGAGGTGTGGTCGCAGGCGTCCCACGCGATCAACGGCGAGTACCCGGACGAGATCGCCGAACGTGCGCACCGCTTCTGGGACAGCGTCGACGCCTAG
- a CDS encoding ArsR/SmtB family transcription factor gives MVEDQVLDRAYAALADPTRRRLLETLRDGDARITDLAAPLPMTFAGVSRHIGVLESAGLVTREVRGREHWLSLRPDGLTMAARWMDEQTEFWSTRADALAARLRRKRGER, from the coding sequence ATGGTTGAAGATCAGGTGCTGGATCGGGCGTACGCCGCGCTCGCCGATCCGACGCGTCGCCGGCTGCTGGAGACACTGCGCGACGGCGATGCGCGCATCACCGACCTGGCCGCCCCGCTGCCCATGACCTTCGCCGGCGTCTCCCGCCACATCGGCGTGCTGGAATCGGCCGGCCTGGTCACCCGTGAGGTGCGCGGCCGTGAGCACTGGCTTTCCCTGCGCCCCGACGGTCTCACCATGGCCGCGCGATGGATGGACGAGCAGACGGAGTTCTGGTCGACGCGTGCCGACGCACTGGCGGCCCGCCTGCGCCGGAAGCGGGGCGAGCGGTGA
- a CDS encoding DinB family protein, with protein sequence MPTTEAQLSAQLYQESRERTAGLLTTLDDAAWAAAVPTCPGWTVRDVVAHVAAVAEEWVDGRLAGVPTDAQTAAQVARFSDAGTADLLAAWADAASLLEDAAHARGLVAPVADVVSHEHDIRTALGRPGARDSAAVRYSSEQVLDILQTPVPLRVTVEDAEYRCGPDGGDELRLRTSRFESLRWRTGRRSRAQLAAMDWSADPEPVLDALYLFGPAATDIVE encoded by the coding sequence GTGCCGACCACTGAAGCGCAGCTCAGCGCCCAGCTCTACCAGGAGTCCCGGGAACGCACCGCCGGGTTGCTCACCACCCTCGACGACGCCGCGTGGGCCGCCGCGGTGCCGACCTGTCCCGGGTGGACCGTACGCGATGTGGTGGCCCACGTCGCGGCGGTCGCCGAGGAGTGGGTCGACGGACGGCTGGCCGGAGTGCCGACCGACGCGCAGACGGCCGCCCAGGTCGCCCGATTCTCCGACGCCGGTACCGCCGACCTGCTCGCCGCCTGGGCGGATGCCGCGAGCCTCCTGGAGGACGCCGCGCACGCCCGCGGACTGGTCGCCCCGGTCGCCGACGTCGTCAGCCACGAACACGACATCCGCACCGCGTTGGGCCGCCCCGGCGCCCGCGACTCGGCGGCGGTCCGGTACTCGTCTGAGCAGGTGCTCGACATCCTGCAGACACCGGTCCCGCTGCGGGTGACGGTCGAGGACGCCGAGTACCGCTGCGGTCCCGACGGCGGTGACGAACTCCGGTTGCGGACATCGCGTTTCGAGAGCCTGCGGTGGCGGACGGGGCGGCGCAGCCGCGCGCAGCTCGCGGCAATGGACTGGTCGGCCGACCCCGAGCCGGTCCTCGACGCGCTCTACCTGTTCGGTCCGGCCGCCACCGACATCGTCGAGTAA